The following proteins come from a genomic window of Chlamydiales bacterium:
- a CDS encoding hemolysin family protein: protein MMLSSFILLLIFTLSSGFFSLSQIALFSISSTELKLYKYDSDKRKQLIASILSRPRDLLVTLLFCDIGSNILIQNTAANLFGSYSSWLLKVSIPLLITLLIGEIIPKTLALSYNKKLAQRVVGIIIFLEKILGPTLRLMTMITTHISHFLFFFLKREKELSKEELHHLLHSSEKTGILTLEETKLIGGYLSLTEYTVKERMHPRDEILYYNISDPINKLISLFIDKECTRVPVCDGDLQNMVGIIGAKKFFLYRKNMSTGKNLIPFLTKPYYVPETILARTLLHQFFYHDVTIGIVVDEYGSISGIITQEDLYEIVVGEITDSRDEKTRYTIAGSNVIITSGKFELSEFEELFRVKLTSENNTVTLGGWLTEKLGDIPKSGTKYQSQGFLFQVLAADPNRVRRIYVRRLKNE from the coding sequence ATGATGCTCTCATCATTCATTCTATTACTCATTTTTACATTGAGTTCAGGTTTTTTTTCGCTTTCTCAGATTGCATTGTTCTCTATTTCGTCCACTGAATTAAAACTCTATAAGTATGATTCCGATAAGAGAAAACAATTGATTGCTTCTATCCTCTCTCGCCCTCGCGATCTTCTTGTGACTCTGCTTTTTTGTGATATTGGCTCTAACATCTTAATTCAAAATACGGCAGCTAACCTCTTTGGTAGCTATTCTAGTTGGTTATTGAAAGTCAGTATTCCTCTTTTAATCACTCTTTTGATTGGCGAAATTATTCCAAAAACACTTGCTCTTTCTTATAATAAAAAACTTGCACAACGTGTGGTTGGAATCATCATCTTTTTAGAAAAAATCTTAGGTCCCACTCTACGTCTGATGACTATGATCACAACGCATATTTCTCATTTCCTTTTCTTTTTCTTAAAACGTGAAAAAGAATTATCAAAAGAAGAACTCCACCATCTCCTTCATTCTTCTGAAAAAACAGGGATTTTAACTTTGGAAGAAACCAAATTAATTGGAGGATATCTCTCTCTTACTGAATATACAGTCAAAGAACGGATGCATCCACGTGATGAAATTCTTTATTATAATATTTCTGATCCGATTAACAAACTCATTTCTCTATTTATTGATAAAGAATGCACTCGTGTACCTGTTTGTGACGGTGATTTACAAAATATGGTTGGAATTATTGGAGCAAAAAAATTTTTTCTCTACCGCAAAAACATGTCAACAGGCAAAAACCTCATTCCTTTTTTAACAAAACCCTACTATGTACCTGAGACAATTTTAGCTCGAACACTCCTCCATCAATTTTTTTACCATGACGTGACCATTGGAATTGTTGTCGACGAATATGGATCAATTTCTGGAATTATCACTCAAGAAGATTTGTATGAAATTGTAGTAGGTGAAATTACCGATAGTAGAGATGAAAAAACTCGCTACACGATAGCAGGCAGTAATGTGATTATCACAAGTGGAAAATTCGAATTAAGCGAATTTGAGGAGCTATTTCGTGTTAAACTGACAAGTGAAAATAATACTGTTACACTAGGGGGATGGTTAACTGAAAAATTAGGAGATATTCCTAAAAGTGGAACAAAGTATCAATCACAAGGATTTCTATTTCAAGTTTTAGCTGCCGATCCTAATAGAGTAAGAAGAATTTATGTCCGGCGGTTAAAAAATGAATAA
- the dcd gene encoding dCTP deaminase, with translation MSVKEDQWIRKMAIEKKMIEPYVEKLIRFDPHGEKIVSYGQSSYGYDIRLSDEFKVFTNVYNSIVDPKNFTEDAFIDIQTQACIIPPNSFALARSMEYFRIPRNILTICLGKSTYARCGIIVNVTPFEPEWEGHVTIEISNTTPLPAKVYANEGIAQVIFFEAKNICTVSYAERGGKYQKQTGITIPTV, from the coding sequence ATGAGCGTCAAAGAAGATCAATGGATCCGAAAGATGGCAATCGAAAAAAAGATGATCGAACCTTATGTTGAAAAACTTATAAGATTTGACCCTCATGGTGAAAAAATCGTAAGCTATGGGCAATCTAGCTATGGATACGACATTCGTCTCTCAGATGAATTTAAAGTTTTTACAAATGTTTATAACTCTATTGTAGATCCTAAGAATTTTACAGAAGATGCTTTTATTGATATTCAAACACAGGCATGCATTATCCCTCCTAATTCTTTTGCTCTTGCACGCAGCATGGAATATTTTCGAATTCCAAGAAATATTTTAACTATTTGTCTTGGAAAATCGACTTATGCCCGTTGCGGAATCATTGTCAATGTCACTCCTTTTGAACCTGAATGGGAAGGACACGTCACTATTGAGATTTCTAACACAACTCCCCTACCTGCTAAAGTATATGCTAATGAAGGAATCGCTCAAGTGATCTTTTTTGAAGCGAAAAACATCTGCACAGTTTCCTATGCAGAAAGAGGTGGAAAATATCAAAAGCAGACTGGAATTACTATTCCAACAGTCTAG